The window CCCGCATCGGGCATAGGTCGACTTGCCAAGGCAGATCACCAGCACATCGCGCGGCACCCGGAAATACTCGACCGTTCGCGCCAGCGCGAAACTGTTCGGCGGAATCACGCACACATCGGTCTTGCGATCGACAAAGCTGTTCTGGTCGAAATTCTTCGGGTCGACGATCGCGCTATCGACGTTGGTGAAGATCTTGAATTCGTCCGCGACCCGCGCGTCATAGCCATAGGATGACAGGCCGTAGCTGATGCAGTTTTCGCGCCTCTGGCTTTCGACAAAGGGCTCGATCATGCCGTTTGTCGTTGCCTGTTCGCGTATCCATTTATCCGAAAGTATCGACATCAGTCATCCTGTACCAAGCCCATGTCGGATGGGCCAAAAGGAAGGGGCAAAAGGTCGGAAAGCCAGAACTTTTCGACCACCGAAAGGTCGGCTGACGCGCAATGAACGATGATGTCGCGCAGCGCAAGCTGGGCCGCTTCGGTCATTACCTGGCGGCATCGGCCGCAGGGCCGCACAGGGGACGAGCCGCGGATCTCCCGACGGTTCAGCGTGCCGCCGACAATCGCAATTTCACGAATCTGCCGCAGCTTGCCTTGCGCGTTCAGCGTGGCCAGCACCACGGTTTCGGCGCAAAGGGAAAGGCCGTAACTGGCATTCTCGAAATTGCAGCCGGTAACGATGGACCCATCTGCGAGCAGAACAGCCGCGCCGACAGCAAAGCGCGAATAGGGGGCATGCGCGTTACCGGCAGCCTCCTTCGCAGCTTGAAGCAGTGTTTCGCTCATTGCGGGCGCACCACGTCCCAATCGACCTCGCCCTCGATCCCGTCGACATGGCGCTTTGGATTGGCCTGCCACATCACCCAGGGCCGCCCGCCATAGGC of the Aquisediminimonas profunda genome contains:
- the dcd gene encoding dCTP deaminase, translated to MSILSDKWIREQATTNGMIEPFVESQRRENCISYGLSSYGYDARVADEFKIFTNVDSAIVDPKNFDQNSFVDRKTDVCVIPPNSFALARTVEYFRVPRDVLVICLGKSTYARCGIIVNVTPLEPGWEGHVTLEFSNTTPLPARIYANEGACQFLFLKGNEPCETSYADRAGKYMGQRGVTLPKL
- a CDS encoding cytidine deaminase, producing MSETLLQAAKEAAGNAHAPYSRFAVGAAVLLADGSIVTGCNFENASYGLSLCAETVVLATLNAQGKLRQIREIAIVGGTLNRREIRGSSPVRPCGRCRQVMTEAAQLALRDIIVHCASADLSVVEKFWLSDLLPLPFGPSDMGLVQDD